One Desulfobulbus propionicus DSM 2032 DNA segment encodes these proteins:
- the obgE gene encoding GTPase ObgE yields the protein MGFVDEAKFFVKAGDGGNGCVSFRREKYVPKGGPNGGDGGKGGDVFLVADRNLRSLIDFRYRSHFKAESGLGGQGSDKHGRGGKDSIIRVPVGSVIKDAETGTVLADLIEPGQVFLAAEGGRGGLGNARFATSTNRAPRKATPGQPGEERWLVIELKLLADVGLIGLPNAGKSTLLSKLSAANPKIAAYPFTTLEPQLGVLHLKYSEPCIIADIPGLIEGAHQGVGLGHQFLRHIERTSILLHLIDASTEAEQPLQDYQVLARELAAYKQELLDRTHLIVLNKIDLIDGERLAEVKELFAAVHLPVQVISAETGEGLESLKALLGDLLEEQRAEVGHDLSGE from the coding sequence ATGGGTTTTGTTGACGAAGCGAAATTTTTTGTCAAGGCCGGCGACGGCGGCAACGGGTGCGTCAGTTTCCGTCGGGAAAAGTATGTGCCCAAAGGCGGTCCCAATGGCGGCGACGGCGGCAAGGGGGGCGATGTCTTCCTGGTGGCGGACCGCAACCTACGCTCGCTGATCGATTTTCGCTACCGTTCCCATTTCAAGGCCGAGTCCGGCCTTGGCGGCCAGGGCAGCGACAAGCACGGCCGCGGCGGCAAGGATTCGATCATTCGGGTGCCGGTCGGATCGGTGATCAAGGATGCCGAGACCGGCACGGTTCTGGCCGACCTGATCGAACCCGGGCAGGTCTTTCTCGCCGCCGAAGGCGGCCGGGGCGGATTGGGCAACGCCCGTTTCGCCACCTCGACCAACCGGGCGCCGCGCAAGGCTACCCCCGGCCAGCCGGGCGAAGAACGCTGGCTGGTGATCGAACTGAAACTGCTGGCCGATGTCGGCCTGATCGGCCTGCCCAACGCCGGCAAATCGACCCTGCTGTCCAAACTGTCGGCCGCCAATCCGAAAATCGCCGCCTATCCGTTCACCACCCTGGAGCCGCAGCTGGGCGTGCTGCACCTCAAGTACAGCGAGCCGTGCATCATCGCCGATATTCCGGGGCTGATCGAAGGCGCCCATCAGGGGGTGGGCTTGGGGCATCAGTTCCTCCGTCACATCGAACGGACCTCCATTCTGCTGCACCTGATCGATGCCTCCACCGAGGCGGAGCAACCGTTGCAGGACTACCAGGTGCTGGCCCGGGAATTGGCGGCCTACAAACAGGAGCTGCTCGACCGCACCCACCTGATCGTGCTCAACAAGATCGATCTGATCGACGGGGAACGGTTGGCCGAGGTGAAGGAGCTGTTTGCCGCGGTCCATCTGCCGGTGCAGGTTATCTCGGCCGAGACCGGCGAGGGGCTGGAATCGTTGAAGGCACTGCTCGGTGATCTGCTGGAGGAGCAGCGCGCAGAGGTGGGTCATGACCTTTCAGGTGAATAA